A window from Methylocystis sp. MJC1 encodes these proteins:
- a CDS encoding GNAT family N-acetyltransferase, giving the protein MFPEITQDDVFRLETERMWLRWPHLSDAEALAKRAGDPDVSAQTAIIPHPYNIDDAEQFVRRARAENASGQGLVLALTFKKEPNDPIGVIGAHGSAFRGTAHLGYWLGREFWGQGLMTEAARGFVDLIYGVSSLGEIVCDSLPGNVASRRVQEKLGFTRLGEVEIDAPARGGRIKVERTRLSRGAAHTAFGARRPKLTST; this is encoded by the coding sequence ATGTTCCCCGAGATTACCCAGGACGACGTTTTCAGGCTGGAAACCGAGCGGATGTGGCTGCGCTGGCCGCACCTTTCCGATGCGGAGGCCTTGGCGAAGCGCGCCGGCGATCCGGATGTCTCCGCGCAGACCGCGATCATTCCCCACCCCTATAATATCGACGACGCCGAGCAGTTCGTGCGCCGCGCCCGCGCAGAGAATGCATCGGGGCAGGGACTCGTCCTGGCCCTGACCTTCAAGAAAGAGCCGAACGATCCGATCGGCGTGATCGGCGCGCATGGCTCGGCCTTTCGGGGAACCGCGCATCTCGGCTATTGGCTGGGGCGCGAATTCTGGGGCCAGGGGCTGATGACGGAAGCCGCGCGCGGCTTCGTCGACCTGATCTACGGCGTCTCGTCGCTGGGCGAAATCGTCTGCGACTCGCTGCCGGGCAATGTCGCCTCGCGGCGGGTGCAGGAGAAGCTCGGCTTCACGCGCCTCGGCGAAGTCGAGATCGACGCCCCGGCGCGCGGCGGGCGGATCAAGGTCGAGCGGACGCGGCTCTCGCGCGGCGCCGCCCATACCGCCTTCGGCGCAAGGCGCCCTAAATTGACGTCCACGTGA
- the rpmA gene encoding 50S ribosomal protein L27, translating to MAHKKAGGSSRNGRDSDGRRLGVKKFGGESVVAGNIIIRQRGTKWHPGRNIGMGKDHTLFALVNGVVEFKSTRGRASVSVVPAVEAAE from the coding sequence ATGGCTCACAAGAAAGCGGGCGGCTCGTCGCGCAACGGTCGCGACTCGGACGGCCGGCGCCTCGGCGTCAAGAAATTCGGCGGCGAATCGGTCGTCGCGGGCAATATCATCATTCGCCAGCGCGGCACGAAATGGCATCCCGGCCGCAATATCGGGATGGGCAAGGATCATACGCTCTTTGCGCTTGTCAACGGCGTCGTGGAGTTCAAATCCACCCGCGGCCGCGCCAGCGTATCGGTCGTACCGGCCGTTGAGGCCGCAGAGTAA